The following are from one region of the Actinoplanes sp. L3-i22 genome:
- a CDS encoding M20/M25/M40 family metallo-hydrolase produces the protein MTRRRALLTAAVAAPLAAPARAAQAAGPRRRLPDAGLRAVLREINPEKIEATVRRLAAFGTRHTLSAQDDPLRGIGAARDWINEQFRTYAAASHGRMTVELQSFTQPVSPRVPTPTVITNVIATLRGSVTPERIYVVTGHYDSRATDVLDFTSDAPGADDDASGVAVVLELARVLATREPEATLVFAAVAGEEQGLYGSDHMAQGYRDAGADIQAMFSNDIVGTGDAHDGSRPEPRSVRLFVEGVPTAETAAEAATRRSVGGENDGASRQLGRFVDEVASNPQTGMDVRVVWRRDRYLRGSDHVSFLLRGYPAARFTEPRENFAHEHQNVQVVDGVQYGDLVEFCDFGYIARVARVNAATLWSLANAPGTPKNVVIDTTLLTNETTLRWTVGTEPDLAGYEILWRETTAADWTHAVTVGKVGTATIDISKDNVQFGVRAVDTSGHRSPAAAPKPST, from the coding sequence ATGACGAGACGGCGCGCCCTCCTCACCGCCGCGGTCGCGGCTCCCCTGGCCGCGCCGGCGCGGGCCGCGCAGGCGGCCGGCCCGCGCCGGCGCCTGCCGGATGCCGGCCTCCGGGCCGTGTTGCGCGAGATCAACCCCGAGAAGATCGAGGCGACGGTACGTCGTCTGGCCGCCTTCGGGACCCGGCACACGCTCTCCGCCCAGGACGACCCGCTCCGCGGCATCGGTGCCGCCCGCGACTGGATCAATGAACAGTTCCGGACGTACGCCGCGGCCTCGCACGGCCGGATGACCGTCGAGCTGCAGTCGTTCACCCAGCCGGTCTCCCCGCGCGTGCCCACCCCCACGGTCATCACCAACGTGATCGCCACCCTGCGCGGCAGCGTCACCCCGGAGCGGATCTACGTGGTCACCGGCCACTACGACTCGCGGGCCACCGACGTGCTGGACTTCACCAGCGACGCGCCCGGGGCGGACGACGACGCGTCCGGGGTCGCCGTGGTCCTGGAGCTGGCCCGGGTCCTGGCCACCCGCGAGCCCGAGGCGACCCTGGTGTTCGCCGCCGTGGCCGGCGAGGAGCAGGGACTCTACGGCTCCGACCACATGGCCCAGGGGTACCGGGACGCCGGCGCGGACATCCAGGCGATGTTCAGCAACGACATCGTCGGCACCGGGGACGCGCACGACGGCAGCCGGCCCGAGCCGCGCAGCGTCCGGCTCTTCGTCGAGGGCGTGCCGACCGCCGAGACCGCCGCCGAGGCGGCCACCCGGCGCAGCGTCGGCGGGGAGAACGACGGGGCGTCCCGGCAGCTCGGCCGCTTCGTCGACGAGGTCGCCTCGAACCCGCAGACCGGCATGGACGTCCGGGTCGTCTGGCGCCGCGACCGCTACCTGCGCGGCAGCGACCACGTGTCGTTCCTGCTGCGCGGCTACCCGGCGGCCCGCTTCACCGAGCCGCGGGAGAACTTCGCCCACGAGCACCAGAACGTCCAGGTCGTCGACGGTGTGCAGTACGGCGACCTGGTCGAGTTCTGCGACTTCGGCTACATCGCCCGGGTCGCCCGGGTGAACGCCGCCACGCTCTGGAGCCTGGCGAACGCCCCCGGCACCCCGAAGAACGTCGTGATCGACACCACCCTGCTGACCAACGAGACGACCCTGCGCTGGACCGTCGGCACCGAGCCCGACCTGGCCGGCTACGAGATCCTCTGGCGCGAGACGACCGCCGCCGACTGGACCCACGCGGTGACCGTCGGCAAGGTCGGCACGGCCACGATCGACATTTCCAAGGACAACGTGCAATTCGGCGTACGGGCGGTGGACACTTCCGGACATCGAAGCCCGGCGGCCGCGCCGAAGCCGTCGACCTGA
- a CDS encoding GNAT family N-acetyltransferase, with translation MDLRIQRAVVANLRTRPNAVEAGPFVLGLDNGTDSPHINYATPIPGTEITADDVRALVEAFGARPPRLEYVVSCAPELEKLLLDAGFAVEARNEYLTCLPTTIAAPPVPDGFELFAPETDDEIAGVITVQNAAFGSPDPAGPGDVERQRRVRSRGGVFIGARTADGRYAGGGGTVVPSDGICEIGGIAVGTDHRRHGLGGAITAEIAGRLFGAGVDVAWLEAGGDDSWRVYERVGFRPSGQRLYIAKY, from the coding sequence ATGGATCTGCGCATTCAGCGCGCCGTTGTCGCCAACCTGCGTACCCGCCCGAACGCCGTCGAAGCCGGCCCGTTCGTGCTCGGCCTGGACAACGGGACCGACAGTCCGCACATCAACTACGCCACGCCGATCCCCGGCACCGAGATCACCGCGGACGACGTCCGCGCCCTGGTCGAGGCGTTCGGCGCCCGGCCGCCGCGCCTGGAGTACGTCGTCAGCTGCGCTCCCGAGCTGGAGAAGCTGCTGCTCGACGCCGGTTTCGCGGTCGAGGCCCGGAACGAGTACCTGACCTGCCTGCCCACCACGATCGCGGCGCCGCCGGTCCCGGACGGCTTCGAGCTGTTCGCGCCGGAGACCGACGACGAGATCGCCGGCGTGATCACCGTGCAGAACGCGGCGTTCGGCTCCCCCGACCCGGCCGGGCCGGGCGACGTCGAACGGCAGCGCCGCGTCCGTAGCAGGGGCGGCGTGTTCATCGGCGCCCGCACCGCCGACGGCAGGTACGCCGGTGGTGGCGGCACGGTCGTGCCCAGCGACGGGATCTGCGAGATCGGCGGCATCGCGGTCGGCACGGACCACCGCCGGCACGGCCTGGGCGGCGCGATCACCGCCGAGATCGCCGGGCGGCTGTTCGGCGCCGGGGTCGACGTGGCCTGGCTGGAGGCCGGCGGCGACGACTCGTGGCGGGTCTACGAGCGGGTCGGCTTCCGCCCGTCCGGCCAGCGGCTCTACATCGCCAAGTACTGA
- a CDS encoding DUF4419 domain-containing protein, which translates to MISFPADAVTPAADPLPTRPLGRLHPDALWTAGDPDLPVLPPDGVHPLLGAVARAFTDHRPLTLSPDAVWLTVLQGVARHIRVHADELRDRLVGHQGRELLTVRVPGAPVWPEVVAAFEQLLPAAFGDVFALDFSTSSAVDRMAGRVVLMDAWSPYFAYRVETLCGIPSVTLTGTAADWRVIRARVDHLAAMDLGLEKWCRSLAPIADQFVRAAEGDADREFWQRILKLRRASGGNTAPGWIGRFYPYLGDEDHPNPLLDRPIDDMTEPGIVTDAAAATLSRVKVLYENLVTGEQTLLALNAGVLAVAQDADGSLRPVVGCYLTRGGPELDDVLDRLEREGRMDGPAEHLPWVGAPVLVALYGRFGSGVLLDGAWRLQPFGDITELEGDWWIAPIFDLGDGRFVSVVARFGSDRNYWTIASWSGPELVDGPAGLRVYGQSLAGLLDGALDAGGDITQLDSGSLSQYLAM; encoded by the coding sequence GTGATCAGCTTCCCGGCCGACGCCGTGACCCCGGCCGCCGACCCCCTGCCCACCCGGCCGCTCGGCCGCCTGCACCCGGACGCCCTGTGGACCGCCGGCGACCCGGACCTGCCGGTGCTGCCGCCGGACGGCGTCCACCCGCTGCTCGGTGCGGTCGCGCGGGCGTTCACCGACCATCGCCCGCTGACCCTGTCCCCGGACGCGGTCTGGCTGACCGTCCTGCAGGGCGTCGCCCGGCACATCCGCGTGCACGCCGACGAGCTCCGCGACCGCCTGGTCGGCCACCAGGGCCGTGAGTTGCTGACCGTCCGGGTCCCCGGCGCGCCGGTCTGGCCGGAGGTGGTGGCCGCGTTCGAGCAACTGCTCCCGGCCGCGTTCGGCGACGTGTTCGCGCTCGACTTCTCGACCAGTTCCGCGGTCGACCGGATGGCCGGCCGGGTGGTGCTGATGGACGCCTGGTCGCCGTACTTCGCCTACCGCGTCGAGACGCTCTGCGGCATCCCGTCGGTCACGCTGACCGGGACGGCCGCGGACTGGCGGGTGATCCGCGCGCGGGTGGACCACCTCGCCGCGATGGACCTGGGCCTGGAGAAGTGGTGCCGCTCGCTGGCCCCGATCGCCGACCAGTTCGTCCGGGCCGCCGAGGGCGACGCGGACCGGGAGTTCTGGCAGCGGATCCTGAAGTTGCGCAGGGCGTCCGGCGGCAACACGGCGCCCGGCTGGATCGGCCGGTTCTATCCGTACCTGGGCGACGAGGACCACCCGAACCCGCTGCTGGACCGGCCGATCGACGACATGACCGAGCCCGGCATCGTGACCGACGCCGCGGCCGCCACCCTGTCCCGGGTGAAGGTGCTCTACGAGAACCTGGTCACCGGCGAGCAGACGCTGCTCGCCCTGAACGCCGGGGTGCTCGCGGTCGCCCAGGACGCCGACGGTTCCCTGCGGCCGGTCGTGGGCTGCTACCTCACCCGCGGCGGGCCCGAGCTCGACGACGTGCTGGACCGGCTGGAGCGGGAGGGCCGGATGGACGGCCCCGCGGAGCATCTGCCATGGGTCGGCGCCCCGGTGCTCGTCGCGCTCTACGGCCGTTTCGGCTCGGGCGTCCTGCTCGACGGCGCCTGGCGGCTGCAACCGTTCGGCGACATCACCGAACTCGAGGGCGACTGGTGGATCGCCCCGATCTTCGACCTGGGCGACGGCCGGTTCGTATCCGTGGTCGCCAGGTTCGGGAGCGACCGCAACTACTGGACGATCGCTTCCTGGTCCGGTCCGGAGTTGGTGGACGGCCCCGCCGGCCTCCGGGTCTACGGGCAGTCCCTGGCGGGACTGCTCGATGGGGCCCTGGACGCCGGCGGGGACATCACTCAGTTGGACAGCGGATCACTGAGTCAGTACTTGGCGATGTAG
- a CDS encoding SDR family oxidoreductase yields MIGAALVTGASRGLGAHIARRLAADGWPVAVNFRSDADGAARVVADIVAGGGRAIAARADVTSEDDVRQMALDVESRLGPIRVVVANATGPQPTRPAAEVSWRDHLDQLEFFVKSPTLLLRAVLPGMRELGGGRFIHIGSESLELAFPGASAYNAAKGAQLALARTWARELGVFDITVNVVAPGWIPVERHGEVTAENAAGYVAAVPLGRMGTPRDVADVVAFVASDASRFVTGEQITVNGGRAIG; encoded by the coding sequence ATGATCGGCGCAGCCCTGGTGACCGGTGCGTCCCGAGGACTCGGGGCGCACATCGCGCGGCGGCTCGCGGCCGACGGCTGGCCGGTGGCGGTGAACTTCCGGTCCGACGCGGACGGGGCCGCGCGGGTCGTGGCGGACATCGTGGCGGGCGGGGGCCGGGCGATCGCGGCCCGGGCGGACGTGACGTCGGAGGACGACGTACGGCAGATGGCTCTTGACGTTGAATCTCGTCTCGGGCCGATCCGGGTCGTGGTGGCGAACGCGACCGGGCCGCAGCCGACCCGGCCCGCGGCGGAGGTCAGCTGGCGGGATCACCTGGACCAGCTGGAGTTCTTCGTGAAGAGCCCGACGTTGCTGCTGCGGGCCGTGCTGCCGGGGATGCGGGAGCTGGGTGGCGGGCGGTTCATCCACATCGGGTCGGAATCGCTGGAGCTGGCGTTCCCGGGGGCGTCCGCCTACAACGCGGCCAAGGGGGCGCAGCTCGCCCTGGCCCGGACGTGGGCCCGTGAGCTGGGCGTCTTCGACATCACGGTGAACGTGGTCGCGCCCGGGTGGATCCCGGTCGAGCGGCACGGGGAGGTGACCGCGGAGAACGCCGCGGGATACGTCGCGGCGGTTCCGCTGGGGCGGATGGGAACGCCGCGGGACGTGGCGGACGTGGTCGCGTTCGTGGCGTCGGACGCGTCCCGATTCGTCACCGGTGAGCAGATCACCGTGAACGGCGGCCGCGCGATCGGCTGA
- a CDS encoding MarR family winged helix-turn-helix transcriptional regulator, with translation MSEIPASASRAAGEIRVVFSRLRRRLREVAALGDLTPSQTSVLSRIERGGPASMSDLAAAERVRPQSMAAILTAIGEHGLIQRSPDPTDGRRQLVSLTESGREAIAGSRRQREEWLARALADHFTETERQTLLSAMALMDKLAEL, from the coding sequence ATGAGCGAGATTCCCGCGTCCGCGAGCCGGGCCGCCGGCGAGATCCGGGTGGTGTTCAGCCGGCTGCGCCGCCGCCTGCGCGAGGTGGCCGCCCTCGGCGACCTCACCCCGTCGCAGACGTCCGTGCTCAGCCGCATCGAGCGGGGTGGCCCGGCCTCGATGAGCGACCTGGCCGCCGCCGAGCGGGTCCGCCCGCAGTCGATGGCGGCGATCCTGACCGCGATCGGTGAGCACGGGCTGATCCAGCGCTCCCCCGACCCGACCGACGGGCGGCGCCAGCTGGTCTCGCTGACCGAGAGCGGGCGCGAGGCGATCGCCGGGTCCCGGCGGCAGCGGGAGGAGTGGCTGGCCCGGGCGCTCGCCGATCACTTCACCGAGACCGAGCGGCAGACGTTGCTCTCGGCGATGGCGTTGATGGACAAGCTGGCGGAGCTGTGA
- a CDS encoding MFS transporter has translation MTGPSAVRPGTGDLAAGRDEPPAAGRGESSATGRGESPAASRGESPAASRGESPAASRGESPAAGRGGFNRRLITPMVLGSILNPVNSSMLAVALVPIGIAFGAPPAETAWLVSGLYLATATGQPVVGRLVDRFGARRLHLLGSAVVGLAGLLGALAPSLGVLILARVLLGLGTCAGYPAAMYLIRGEARRTGVDSPGSVLTMLSVSAQTIVVIGPTLGGLLIGAGGWRTVFAINIPIAVATFVLGYIYLPRNRPAPSQASFDIPGIGLFAGMLTALMLFLMAPSVADLWMLALAVAAGVGFAVREMRVSDPFIDLRVFGGNVPLIATYVRALLAQTIAYAVIYGFTQWLEAGRGLSPSHAGLILLPMSLVAIGVSTATGRRAGFRAKLLVGTVAQLVAAGLMLVLNGASPIWIIIVISLICGLPQGLHSLANQNAVYYQADPARMGASAGLLRTFSYLGAMVASAAYGAFFRDGAGTAGLHEVAVFLIVVATLLLILIIADRSLTRLSAESSRNSSSSRRSAEESSSPDATDSPDASANSRATGDPRAADSSGAAVSERGNNDASTEAKGSPA, from the coding sequence GTGACCGGCCCGTCCGCCGTCCGCCCCGGCACGGGCGACCTGGCCGCGGGTCGGGACGAGCCGCCGGCCGCGGGTCGTGGCGAGTCATCGGCCACGGGCCGGGGTGAGTCCCCGGCCGCGAGCCGTGGCGAGTCCCCGGCCGCGAGCCGTGGCGAGTCCCCGGCCGCGAGCCGTGGCGAGTCCCCGGCCGCGGGCCGGGGTGGGTTCAATCGGCGGCTGATCACGCCGATGGTGCTCGGGTCGATTCTGAACCCGGTCAACTCGTCGATGCTGGCCGTGGCGCTGGTGCCGATCGGGATCGCGTTCGGGGCGCCGCCGGCCGAGACCGCGTGGCTCGTCTCCGGGCTGTACCTGGCGACCGCGACCGGGCAGCCGGTCGTCGGCCGGCTGGTCGACCGGTTCGGGGCGCGCCGCTTGCACCTGCTCGGGTCGGCCGTGGTCGGGCTCGCCGGGCTGCTCGGGGCGCTCGCGCCGAGCCTGGGCGTGCTGATCCTCGCGCGGGTGCTGCTCGGCCTGGGCACCTGCGCCGGCTACCCGGCGGCGATGTACCTGATCCGCGGCGAGGCGCGGCGCACCGGCGTGGACAGTCCCGGCTCGGTGCTGACCATGCTGTCGGTCTCCGCGCAGACCATCGTGGTGATCGGCCCGACCCTCGGCGGCCTGCTGATCGGCGCCGGCGGGTGGCGCACGGTCTTCGCGATCAACATTCCGATCGCGGTGGCCACGTTCGTGCTCGGCTACATCTACCTGCCGCGGAACCGGCCCGCGCCGTCCCAGGCGTCGTTCGACATTCCCGGGATCGGGCTGTTCGCGGGCATGCTCACGGCACTGATGCTGTTCCTGATGGCGCCGTCGGTGGCCGACCTGTGGATGCTGGCGCTGGCCGTCGCGGCGGGGGTGGGCTTCGCCGTACGGGAGATGCGGGTCTCGGATCCTTTCATCGACCTCCGGGTCTTCGGTGGGAACGTGCCGCTCATCGCCACGTATGTGCGGGCGCTGCTGGCGCAGACCATCGCGTACGCGGTGATCTACGGCTTCACCCAGTGGCTGGAGGCGGGCCGGGGCCTGAGCCCGTCGCACGCCGGCCTGATCCTGCTGCCGATGTCGCTGGTCGCGATCGGGGTCTCCACGGCGACCGGCCGGCGCGCCGGGTTCCGGGCGAAGCTGCTGGTCGGCACGGTCGCACAGCTCGTCGCCGCCGGGCTGATGCTGGTCCTGAACGGCGCCAGTCCGATCTGGATCATCATCGTGATCTCGCTGATCTGCGGTCTCCCGCAGGGGCTGCACAGCCTGGCGAACCAGAACGCCGTCTACTACCAGGCCGACCCGGCCCGGATGGGTGCGTCGGCGGGCCTGTTGCGCACGTTCAGTTACCTCGGCGCGATGGTGGCGTCGGCCGCCTACGGCGCCTTCTTCCGCGACGGCGCCGGAACGGCCGGCCTCCACGAGGTAGCCGTGTTCTTGATCGTGGTCGCCACCCTCCTCCTGATCCTGATCATCGCCGACCGTTCCCTGACCCGGCTCAGCGCGGAAAGCTCCCGCAATTCCAGCAGCTCCCGCCGCAGCGCCGAGGAATCCAGCAGCCCCGACGCCACGGACAGCCCCGACGCCTCGGCCAACTCCCGCGCCACGGGCGACCCCCGCGCCGCCGACAGCTCCGGCGCCGCTGTGAGCGAGCGCGGAAACAACGATGCCAGCACCGAAGCGAAAGGCTCCCCAGCATGA
- a CDS encoding isochorismatase family protein: MTVTAIDPKTALVVIDLQHSIVTRPVTPVPAADVVARTAELAAAFRERNLPVVLVRVAFAPDGADAPPGRVQAVRPPSATPPPPNAGEIVDEIRGANDIIVTKRNWGAFHGTDLDLHLRRRGVTQIVLTGIATSIGVESTARAAHEHGYHVTPASDAMSDLSPEAHQNSLDRIFPRLGEVATTAEILDVLAKTYPLD, translated from the coding sequence ATGACCGTCACCGCCATCGACCCGAAGACCGCGCTGGTCGTGATCGACCTGCAGCACTCGATCGTCACCCGCCCGGTCACCCCGGTGCCGGCCGCCGACGTGGTCGCCCGCACGGCCGAGCTCGCCGCGGCCTTCCGCGAACGGAACCTGCCGGTCGTCCTGGTCCGGGTCGCCTTCGCCCCGGACGGCGCCGACGCCCCGCCCGGCCGCGTCCAGGCGGTCCGCCCGCCGTCGGCCACCCCGCCCCCGCCGAACGCCGGCGAGATCGTCGACGAGATCCGCGGCGCGAACGACATCATCGTCACGAAGCGCAACTGGGGCGCCTTCCACGGCACCGACCTCGACCTGCACCTGCGCCGCCGCGGCGTCACCCAGATCGTCCTGACCGGCATCGCCACCAGCATCGGCGTCGAGTCGACCGCCCGGGCCGCGCACGAGCACGGATATCACGTCACGCCGGCCTCCGACGCCATGTCCGACCTCAGCCCGGAAGCCCACCAGAACAGTCTCGACCGCATCTTTCCCCGCCTCGGTGAAGTCGCCACCACCGCCGAGATCCTCGACGTCCTCGCGAAAACGTACCCCTTGGACTGA
- the pheT gene encoding phenylalanine--tRNA ligase subunit beta codes for MLTSLSWLREYVELPADLTAERLDQALTNLGMEVESIVDQAATIQGDLVVGRVLTIEELTGFKKPIRFTTVDVGRDVPQEIVCGARNFAEGDLVVVILPGGELPGGFKIGARKTYGRNSHGMICSAAELGISNDHDGIIVLPADAPAPGTDARPVVGLNDVLVDVEITPDRGYEMSVRGMARELATHFGVRFTDPGAGPATQPTDKSPYPVEVQDKVGCDRFAARVVRGIDPSAASPEWMQRRLIAAGIRAISLPVDITNYLMLELGQPMHVFDLDRLRGGLIVRRAHPGEKLTTLDGVARVLDAEDMVICDETGPISLAAVMGGETSEWQQGTVNVLLEAAHWDPVMVGRTARRHKLFSEAAKRWERGVDPQLPLVALQRAVEILTEHAGGTPDELVLDIDNVPKPTVIHLPAELPSRIIGLPYGPDRIAELLTAVGCTVAGSDVVPPSWRPDLLTPIDLVEEVARLGGYNDIPSVLPPTGASNGLTPGQRRRRSVGRALAENGYVEVLSYPFVAPTAADQLGLPADDPRRSTVRLTNPLSEEEPYLRTSLLGPLLGTLKRNLGRGRRDVALFEAGTVFLPRLTASAPQVLGVDRRPTAEEWAQANTIVPEQPWHLAAVLSGDVEPAGWWGAGRTATWADAVEAARVAISAAGVPDARVTVRAAELAPWHPGRCAEIVVDGKVVGHAGELHPAVISTLELPKRTSAMEIDLDALPDAPVVDAVRISTFPPALIDVALILDATIPAEEVRTALASGAGELLESVTLFDVYESAQLGEGKRSLAYKLTFRAPDRTLTSEETIAARDAAVAVTAGRFGATLRGA; via the coding sequence ATGTTGACGTCACTGTCGTGGCTGCGCGAGTACGTCGAGCTGCCCGCGGACCTCACCGCCGAGCGGCTCGACCAGGCGCTGACCAACCTCGGCATGGAGGTCGAGTCGATCGTCGACCAGGCCGCCACGATCCAGGGCGACCTGGTCGTCGGCCGGGTGCTGACCATCGAGGAGCTGACCGGCTTCAAGAAGCCGATCCGTTTCACCACCGTGGACGTCGGGCGCGACGTGCCGCAGGAGATCGTCTGCGGGGCCCGGAACTTCGCCGAGGGCGACCTCGTCGTGGTCATCCTGCCCGGCGGGGAACTGCCGGGCGGGTTCAAGATCGGTGCGCGCAAGACGTACGGCCGCAACTCGCACGGCATGATCTGCTCCGCCGCCGAACTCGGGATCTCCAACGATCACGACGGCATCATTGTGCTCCCCGCGGACGCGCCCGCCCCGGGCACCGACGCGCGCCCCGTGGTCGGGCTGAACGACGTGCTGGTCGACGTCGAGATCACCCCCGACCGTGGGTACGAGATGAGCGTCCGCGGCATGGCCCGGGAACTGGCCACCCACTTCGGCGTGCGCTTCACCGACCCCGGCGCGGGCCCGGCGACGCAGCCGACCGACAAGTCTCCCTATCCTGTCGAAGTTCAGGACAAAGTCGGATGTGACCGGTTCGCGGCGCGGGTCGTCCGCGGCATCGACCCGTCCGCCGCATCGCCCGAGTGGATGCAGCGCCGGCTGATCGCGGCCGGCATCCGCGCCATCTCCCTGCCGGTCGACATCACCAACTATCTGATGCTCGAACTCGGCCAGCCGATGCACGTCTTCGACCTGGACCGGCTGCGCGGCGGCCTGATCGTGCGCCGCGCCCACCCGGGCGAGAAGCTGACCACCCTGGACGGTGTCGCGCGCGTGCTCGACGCCGAGGACATGGTGATCTGCGACGAGACCGGGCCGATCTCGCTGGCCGCGGTGATGGGCGGCGAGACCAGCGAATGGCAGCAGGGCACGGTGAACGTCCTGCTGGAGGCCGCGCACTGGGACCCGGTGATGGTCGGGCGCACCGCCCGCCGCCACAAGCTGTTCAGCGAGGCCGCCAAGCGCTGGGAACGCGGTGTCGACCCGCAGCTTCCGCTGGTCGCCCTGCAGCGGGCCGTCGAGATCCTCACCGAACACGCCGGCGGCACGCCCGACGAGCTGGTTCTCGACATCGACAACGTCCCGAAACCCACCGTGATCCACCTGCCGGCCGAGCTGCCGTCCCGGATCATCGGCCTGCCCTACGGACCGGACCGGATCGCCGAGCTGCTCACCGCGGTCGGCTGCACGGTCGCCGGCAGCGACGTCGTCCCGCCGAGCTGGCGGCCCGACCTGCTCACCCCGATCGACCTGGTCGAAGAGGTGGCCCGGCTCGGCGGCTACAACGACATCCCCAGCGTGCTGCCGCCCACCGGCGCCAGCAACGGCCTCACCCCCGGCCAGCGTCGTCGCCGGTCGGTCGGCCGGGCGCTGGCCGAGAACGGGTACGTCGAGGTGCTGTCCTACCCGTTCGTCGCGCCGACCGCCGCCGACCAGCTCGGACTGCCCGCGGACGACCCGCGGCGCAGCACGGTGCGGCTGACCAACCCGCTCTCCGAGGAGGAGCCGTACCTGCGGACCAGCCTGCTCGGCCCGCTGCTCGGCACCCTCAAACGCAACCTCGGCCGCGGCCGGCGGGACGTCGCCCTCTTCGAGGCCGGCACGGTGTTCCTGCCGCGCCTGACCGCGTCCGCGCCGCAGGTGCTGGGCGTCGACCGGCGCCCGACCGCCGAGGAGTGGGCGCAGGCCAACACGATCGTCCCCGAGCAGCCGTGGCACCTCGCCGCGGTCCTGTCCGGTGACGTCGAGCCGGCCGGCTGGTGGGGCGCGGGCCGCACCGCGACCTGGGCGGACGCCGTCGAGGCGGCCCGCGTCGCGATCAGCGCCGCGGGCGTCCCGGACGCCCGGGTCACGGTCCGCGCGGCGGAGCTCGCCCCGTGGCACCCGGGCCGCTGCGCCGAGATCGTCGTCGACGGCAAGGTCGTCGGCCACGCCGGCGAGCTGCACCCGGCGGTGATCTCCACGCTGGAGCTCCCCAAGCGCACCAGCGCGATGGAGATCGACCTGGACGCCCTCCCGGACGCCCCGGTCGTCGACGCCGTGCGGATCTCCACGTTCCCGCCGGCCCTGATCGACGTCGCCCTGATCCTGGACGCGACGATCCCGGCCGAAGAGGTCCGCACCGCCCTCGCCTCGGGCGCCGGCGAGCTGCTGGAATCGGTCACCCTCTTCGACGTGTACGAGTCCGCCCAGCTCGGCGAGGGCAAGCGGTCGCTGGCCTACAAGCTGACGTTCCGCGCCCCGGACCGCACCCTCACGTCCGAGGAGACCATCGCCGCCCGCGACGCGGCGGTCGCGGTCACGGCCGGCCGCTTCGGAGCTACGCTGCGCGGCGCCTGA
- a CDS encoding phenylalanine--tRNA ligase subunit alpha — protein MSYRNDPYDPKQAVLLAPESLEAAVTDAEKAFAQAADLDALAALKPAHLGDRSPVSLARREIGSLPPAAKSDAGKRVNIARQGVQGAYDARQAELEADRAARVLVEERVDVTLPWNRRPRGARHPLTTLMDHMADVFLGMGYDIVDGPQLELEWANFDALNIGPDNPVRGASDTFFVDLPGLVMRTHTSPGQVRTMLTRTPPIHVVSPGRAYRTDELDATHSPVFHQIEGLVIDEGITMAHLRGTLDHFAKAMFGPDARTRWRPHYFPFTEPSAEFDVWFAQHRDGPRWVEWGGCGMVNPRVLIACGIDPATYSGFAFGMGVERTLMFRNGVSDMHDMVEGDVRFTTNFGMES, from the coding sequence ATGTCCTACCGCAACGATCCGTATGATCCGAAGCAGGCCGTCCTGCTGGCGCCCGAGTCGCTCGAGGCCGCCGTCACCGACGCCGAGAAGGCGTTCGCGCAGGCCGCCGACCTCGACGCGCTCGCCGCGCTGAAGCCCGCGCACCTCGGCGACCGCTCGCCGGTGTCGCTCGCGCGCCGGGAGATCGGCTCGCTGCCACCGGCCGCGAAGTCCGACGCCGGCAAGCGCGTCAACATCGCCCGCCAGGGCGTGCAGGGCGCCTACGACGCCCGCCAGGCCGAGCTCGAGGCCGACCGCGCCGCCCGGGTGCTGGTCGAGGAGCGGGTCGACGTCACCCTGCCGTGGAACCGCCGCCCGCGCGGCGCGCGCCACCCGCTGACCACGCTGATGGACCACATGGCCGACGTCTTCCTCGGCATGGGCTACGACATCGTCGACGGTCCCCAGCTGGAGTTGGAGTGGGCCAACTTCGACGCGCTCAACATCGGTCCGGACAATCCGGTCCGCGGCGCCTCCGACACGTTCTTCGTGGACCTGCCGGGCCTGGTGATGCGCACCCACACGTCGCCCGGTCAGGTGCGCACCATGCTCACCCGGACGCCGCCGATCCACGTCGTCAGCCCCGGCCGGGCGTACCGGACCGACGAGCTGGACGCCACCCACAGCCCGGTCTTCCACCAGATCGAGGGCCTGGTCATCGACGAGGGCATCACGATGGCCCACCTGCGCGGCACCCTGGACCACTTCGCCAAGGCGATGTTCGGGCCGGACGCGCGGACCCGCTGGCGGCCGCACTACTTCCCGTTCACCGAGCCGTCCGCCGAGTTCGACGTCTGGTTCGCGCAGCACCGCGACGGCCCGCGCTGGGTCGAGTGGGGCGGCTGCGGCATGGTCAACCCGCGGGTGCTGATCGCCTGCGGCATCGACCCGGCCACGTACTCCGGGTTCGCCTTCGGCATGGGTGTCGAGCGGACCCTGATGTTCCGCAACGGCGTCTCCGACATGCACGACATGGTCGAGGGCGACGTGCGGTTCACCACGAACTTCGGAATGGAGTCCTGA